GGAACGCATCGCCAGCGAAGTCCTCACCAACCCGGTGATCGAAGAGTTCACGTATACCCTCGAGAACTAATCGACCTATTTCCGAAAAATGGAGAACCCAGACTTCCTACTTTGTCATTCCGTAGCGTAGCGAAGGGATCTGCTTTTCTTTCCTGAGAAATCTGTTTGTGCGCTCTGCGCGACCCCACCCTTCCGCGATAAAGCTGCGGAAGAATGGGGCACGCGGTCTTTGCTTCACTCTCAGCGCGAAACAAAGGAATCTACTTTCGCTCCGCAGCAATCCGGTGTACGCTCGGCCATCATGCGCATCTTCCGCATCGTCGTCGGCGCCCTGCTCGGATACATCCTCTCCGCAGCGACCTCCATCGCCTGGTTTCTCTTCACACATCACGCACCGACAGCCCCAGCCACCGTCCTCTACATGGCGTTGACCGCGATCTACGGCATCGCCTGCTCCATCGTGGTGGGATACCTCGCCGCACGCATCGGCGGAAACATCGCCTCAGCCTACGGCGTGGCATTTCTGTTGGTCTTTCTCTCACTCTGGTCGATCTTCGAGTCGCACCCCACGCACGCGGCACCGGCGGAGTATCTCTGGTCGATCCTGATCTCCATGCTTCTCATGGCGCCCGCCACCGTCGTAGGCGGACATTTGCTTCGCAACAGAATACCTACCGGTTGAGCGTCTTCCGCTCTTCGCGTTCGATCACGGCCCGGTAGTAAGCCTCGTACTGAGGAATAATGCGCGTGGTGCAGAACCTGTCTCTCGCCACACCTCGTGCCGCCTCCGCCATCGCCGCGCGACGAGGCTCATCGCTCAGCAGGCTTATTGCCGCAGCAGCCATATTCTCGACATCGCCGACGGGAAACAGCAGGCCGGTCACGTCTTCGTCGATCAACTCCGGCACGCCGCCTACACGCGTTGCGATCACGGGCACGGAGCAGGCCATCGCCTCCAGCGCCGCCAGGCCGAAAGACTCCATCTCACTTGGCATCAGCATCAGGTCGGCCAAAGGAAGCAGGTCCTGCACCTGGTCCTGCTTTCCGACGAAGTGAATGAGATCGTGAACGCCCAGATCGCGCGCCAGCCACTCCGCTCCCGAGCGCTCTGGCCCATCACCAATCATCAGCAACCGCGAAGGAATGTGCTTCACCACGCGGGCAAAGACCTCCACCACGTCCAGCACGCGCTTTACCTTGCGAAAGTTCGACAGATGCACCACCAGCCGCTCACCCAGAGCGGCGTAGCGAAGACGCGCTTCGGCATGCTCCGGTTTGCGCACATACTCGTCGCAGTTCACGAAGTTGTGAATCACTTCGATCTTCTGTTCCGTATGAAACGCGGCGCGCGTACGCTCCGCCAGATGCTCGGAGATGGCCGTCACACCATCGCTCTCGTCGATCCCGAAACGCGTGATCGGAAGGTACGAGCGATCCAGCCCAACCAGCGTAATGTCCGTTCCATGCAGCGTCGTAATGAAGGGCAAACGTACCCCTCGCGCCGCCAGCATCTGCCGCGCCAGCAGGGCGCTGATCGAGTGCGGAATGGCATAGTGCACATGCAGAACATCCAGGCCGTAGAACTCCGCTACCTCCGCCATACGGCTTGCAAGCGCCAGATCGTACGGAGGGTATTGAAAGAGCGGATAGTCGGAGACCGTCACTTCGTGAAAATGAATGCGCTCTTCGCGCCCTGTCAGCCGGAACGGTTGAGCATAGGTGATGAAGTGAATCTCATGACCGCGCGCCGCGAGTTCCAGGCCAAGCTCTGTAGCCACCACGCCGCTGCCGCCGTACGTCGGATAGCAGGTAATCCCGATCTTCATAAAGCCATGATCGCACCGTCTGCGCACTTTCGCCTGCGGCGGCCAAAGTCGAAGGTTTCCTCATCTATGCCATAATCCGTATCAGCCACCATGATCATCTTCCGGGCCACTCTCGCAGCTGTTTTAGGCGCTCTCATCGCGCTGGGGCTCTACCTCGCGTGGTTCTTTGCCATCACCCATCACGATCACCCCTGGGATGGTGAAACCCTCGGCTTCATGGTGCTCACGGCATTTGTCGCGGCCCTAT
This genomic stretch from Terriglobus saanensis SP1PR4 harbors:
- the bshA gene encoding N-acetyl-alpha-D-glucosaminyl L-malate synthase BshA, which produces MKIGITCYPTYGGSGVVATELGLELAARGHEIHFITYAQPFRLTGREERIHFHEVTVSDYPLFQYPPYDLALASRMAEVAEFYGLDVLHVHYAIPHSISALLARQMLAARGVRLPFITTLHGTDITLVGLDRSYLPITRFGIDESDGVTAISEHLAERTRAAFHTEQKIEVIHNFVNCDEYVRKPEHAEARLRYAALGERLVVHLSNFRKVKRVLDVVEVFARVVKHIPSRLLMIGDGPERSGAEWLARDLGVHDLIHFVGKQDQVQDLLPLADLMLMPSEMESFGLAALEAMACSVPVIATRVGGVPELIDEDVTGLLFPVGDVENMAAAAISLLSDEPRRAAMAEAARGVARDRFCTTRIIPQYEAYYRAVIEREERKTLNR